The Chanos chanos chromosome 16, fChaCha1.1, whole genome shotgun sequence genome has a window encoding:
- the LOC115829716 gene encoding zinc finger protein Gfi-1b: MPRSFLVKSKKAGSYSGRSAHLYTDRHETPSGRLIDITLTGRNTPSEIRQLQPTEAVTVTGPVDYNSRQWVPMTASPQTAPDTVHWLPWSADNKSREENGPVQSALSWSPDFPDVPDRDRELERLVHALLSHRQLMNVKTPLCECPLCEKVLSSAVGLVTHLRRSHVNRIAVPLGNSPNDPSQMYSYRPPAGLYGRVKERSFGCKVCGKVFKRSSTLSTHLLIHSDTRPYPCQYCGKRFHQKSDMKKHTFIHTGEKPHVCVVCGKAFSQSSNLITHTRKHSGYRPFSCAQCSRSFQRKVDLQRHLELHCGNSEV; this comes from the exons ATGCCTCGTTCCTTTCTTGTTAAGAGCAAGAAGGCGGGGTCTTACAGTGGACGCTCCGCCCACCTGTACACGGATCGTCATGAGACTCCCTCTGGGAGACTGATTGACATCACATTGACTGGTAGGAATACTCCATCTGAAATCAGACAGCTGCAGCCCACTGAGGCGGTTACGGTCACCGGCCCTGTGGACTATAACTCTCGCCAATGGGTCCCCATGACAGCCAGTCCCCAAACTGCTCCAGACACAGTCCACTGGTTGCCTTGGTCTGCAG ATAACAAGTCCAGAGAGGAGAATGGCCCTGTTCAGAGTGCGCTGTCGTGGTCTCCAGATTTTCCCGATGtccctgacagagacagagagctggagagactgGTGCATGCGTTGCTGAGCCACAGACAACTGATGAACGTCAAAACGCCGCTGTGCGAATGTCCGCTCTGCGAGAAG GTGTTGTCTTCAGCAGTTGGGTTGGTGACGCATCTGCGCAGGTCACATGTCAACAGGATAGCCGTCCCATTGGGCAACTCTCCAAATGACCCCAGTCAAATGTACAGTTACAGACCTCCTGCTGGTCTCTATGGCAGAGTTAAG GAGCGGAGTTTCGGCTGTAAGGTTTGTGGAAAGGTGTTTAAGCGTTCCTCCACCCTTTCCACACACCTGCTGATACACTCCGATACAAGACCATATCCCTGCCAGTACTGTGGCAAGAGATTCCACCAGAAATCAGACATGAAGAAACACACCTTCATTCACACAG gagaaaaacctcacgtgtgtgtggtgtgtggtaagGCTTTCAGTCAGAGCTCCAATTTGATTACACACACCAGGAAACATAGTGGATATCGGCCCTTCAGCTGCGCTCAGTGCTCTAGAAGCTTCCAGCGCAAAGTGGATCTACAGCGCCACCTGGAGCTGCACTGTGGGAATAGTGAAGTGTGA
- the LOC115829378 gene encoding volume-regulated anion channel subunit LRRC8D yields MFTLSELSSLSERQGRYKLLKPWWEVFMDYLVVLMLMVSVLGGTLLLSRDGVVCVPIHPNSANHTNGVQSESQTSQDMKLARGRRSNMDFQQYIYISQVCYHEALPWYSRFLPYVALLQSLVLLASGCFWFHFPLTSARIEHFLAILAKCCESPWTTRALSHTARLDSAQVHSPEEQRVRPHPSAPSAPLTRQSSLDSGTDSPLLVRLDSPSTGVPPSPCPSTLSRCSTLSSLSLPDPGPSTQIAPVVPEGSQPVASLDRSDGEQARALFERVRRFRAHCESSDIIYKVYLAQTVFKVLKFVLIVSYTTPLLGSISFDHLCEPHSYALTGYRAFQCTHSLASILRKLLMAYVCLVGLYGLLGLYTLGWIFHKPLRQYSFQRLRESGSIQDVPDLCNDLAFLLHMADQYDLLLSQRLSVFLSPVSETRLLEESMERRWGSACLRSMISCDHQGRSVLQLVALPRLPPALFTLSQLEVLKLELIGDAKLTAQISNMTSLRELHLYHCSAAVEPGALMVLQERLEVLHLTFTQASEIPGWVYSLRGLQELQLTGQLSSEGGMGRGWALGSLRQLRHLRVLLLRGVLQRIPGELSEVAGSLVRLEIHNEGSRLLVLTALRRLTGLAELQLQGCQLERLPSALLALTNLRSLDLQHNSLRTLEELLGLQHLRRLSCLRLAHNRVVAVPASVGVLRALEVLDLAHNQLQSLPPALFTLHRLRRLLLAGNLLEELPVEVGALTLLTELDLSGNRLENLPKELFGNCVELRNLNVANNSLGSLPPGLGGLNQLFRLDLRGNSLEKLPVELGCCAGLRGGGLLVEDWLLHTLPRQVRDFLLQPSSPSRASSEGPSRPNSDIFPTFSAAQWSFLSALESRI; encoded by the exons ATGTTCACATTGTCAGAGTTGTCATCTTTAAGTGAGAGACAAGGCAGGTACAAGCTACTGAAGCCATGGTGGGAAGTCTTCATGGACTACCTGGTTGTGCTGATGTTAATGGTTTCAGTCTTAGGAGGAACACTTTTGCTGTCTAGAGACGGCGTTGTTTGTGTTCCCATACACCCCAATTCTGCGAACCACACTAATGGAGTGCAGTCTGAGTCCCAGACCTCACAAGACAT GAAGCTCGCCCGGGGTCGCCGCTCCAACATGGACTTCCAGCAGTACATCTACATAAGCCAGGTGTGTTACCATGAGGCTCTGCCCTGGTATTCCCGGTTTCTACCCTATGTGGCTCTGTTGCAGTCTTTGGTGTTGCTAGCTAGCGGCTGTTTCTGGTTCCACTTTCCTCTCACCTCAGCGCGCATTGAGCACTTTCTTGCCATATTGGCCAAGTGCTGTGAGTCACCCTGGACAACTCGAGCTCTGTCGCACACCGCTCGACTCGACAGCGCTCAAGTCCATTCCCCTGAGGAACAAAGAGTTAGGCCTCATCCCAGCGCACCATCAGCACCCCTTACACGTCAGTCTAGTCTGGACTCGGGAACGGACAGCCCTCTGCTGGTCAGGTTAGATAGTCCATCCACAGGTGTCCCACCCTCACCTTGCCCCTCCACTCTTTCCCGCTGTTCTACCCTGTCCTCCCTATCTCTCCCGGACCCTGGTCCATCCACCCAAATTGCTCCTGTGGTTCCAGAAGGTTCCCAGCCAGTGGCTAGCTTGGACCGCAGTGATGGGGAGCAAGCAAGGGCACTGTTCGAGAGGGTTCGCAGATTCCGTGCCCACTGCGAAAGCTCAGACATTATCTACAAG GTTTACTTAGCTCAGACCGTGTTTAAGGTGCTGAAGTTTGTGCTGATTGTAAGCTACACCACTCCTCTACTTGGCTCCATATCCTTCGACCATCTTTGTGAACCACACTCCTATGCTTTGACTGGGTACCGAGCTTTCCAGTGCACCCATTCCCTGGCCTCCATTCTCCGCAAGCTGCTAATGGCCTACGTCTGTCTGGTCGGCCTTTATGGCTTGCTAGGCCTCTACACCCTGGGATGGATATTCCAcaa GCCCCTACGGCAGTATTCGTTTCAGCGTTTGCGAGAGAGTGGATCAATACAGGATGTACCAGACTTGTGCAATGACCTGGCGTTCCTGCTGCACATGGCTGACCAGTATGACCTTTTACTGTCCCAGCGCTTGTCCGTCTTCCTTTCACCCGTCAGTGAAACCCGCCTGCTGGAGGAGAGTATGGAGCGACGATGGGGGTCAGCATGCCTGCGTTCCATGATCTCTTGTGACCACCAGGGGCGCTCTGTACTTCAGCTTGTAGCCCTCCCACGTCTACCCCCAGCCCTTTTTACACTCAGCCAGCTGGAAGTGCTCAAGTTGGAGCTCATAGGGGATGCCAAACTCACAGCACAGATATCCAACATGACCTCACTCAG AGAGCTTCATTTGTACCACTGCTCTGCGGCTGTGGAGCCTGGGGCCCTCATGGTGCTTCAGGAACGTCTTGAGGTCCTGCACCTTACCTTCACCCAGGCATCTGAGATCCCAGGCTGGGTGTACTCACTTCGAGGCCTTCAGGAGCTCCAACTTACCGGACAGTTGTCCAGTGAGGGCGGTATGGGCCGTGGCTGGGCTCTTGGCAGCCTTCGGCAATTGCGTCACCTCCGCGTCCTCTTGCTACGCGGCGTGCTACAGAGAATCCCAGGGGAGTTGAGTGAAGTTGCTGGTAGTCTGGTCCGTCTGGAGATCCATAACGAGGGGTCCAGGCTGCTGGTGCTGACTGCGCTGCGACGCTTAACCGGCCTGGCGGAGCTGCAGTTGCAGGGATGCCAGCTGGAGCGACTTCCATCTGCCCTGCTGGCACTGACAAATTTGCGCAGCCTGGACCTACAGCATAACTCCCTACGGACACTAGAGGAGCTGCTGGGGCTTCAACACTTGCGCCGTCTCTCCTGCCTTCGACTGGCCCACAACCGTGTGGTAGCCGTGCCGGCTAGTGTAGGTGTGCTGCGTGCCTTGGAGGTCCTGGACCTGGCCCACAACCAGCTACAGAGCCTTCCCCCAGCACTCTTCACCCTACATAGACTACGGCGCCTCTTACTGGCTGGGAACCTTCTAGAAGAACTGCCTGTAGAGGTGGGAGCCCTTACACTGCTTACTGAGCTGGACTTGAGTGGGAACAGGCTGGAGAATCTTCCAAAAGAGCTGTTCGGGAATTGTGTTGAACTTCGCAATTTGAATGTGGCCAACAACTCCTTGGGTTCTTTACCACCAGGTCTGGGTGGTTTAAACCAACTTTTTCGGCTGGATCTGCGGGGAAACAGCCTTGAGAAGCTTCCAGTTGAGTTAGGTTGCTGTGCTGGACTCCGTGGTGGTGGCTTGTTGGTGGAAGACTGGCTGCTACACACTCTACCTCGTCAAGTGAGAGACTTCCTGCTGCAGCCCAGCTCTCCATCCAGAGCATCCTCAGAAGGACCATCCCGCCCAAACTCTGACATCTTCCCTACCTTCTCTGCTGCCCAGTGGAGCTTTCTCTCTGCCCTTGAGTCACGTATATAG